The Variovorax sp. S12S4 genome includes the window CCTGAACCCATTTCGAACGCACCCGCCATGGACGGCGTGGTGCTCAGACCGATGACGGCCGCCGACCTTCCGCATGCGCATGCGCTCTCGGCCGAACTGCGCTGGCCGCACCGTCCCGCCGACTGGGAGCAGATGTTCTCGCATGCCGAAGGCGTTGCCGCCGAGCGCGACGGCGAACTCATCGCCACGGGCTTGCGCTGGCTATGGGGCAAGACCCACGCCACCATAGGTTTGGTGATCGTCTCGCCCGCCTGCCAGGGCCGCCGCATCGGGCACCGGCTCATGAGCGCATTGCTCGACGGACTGGACGATCGCACGGTGCTGCTGCATGCCACGGCTGAGGGGCGGGGGCTTTATGAGCGGCTCGGCTTTGTGCGCACCGGCGAGATGCGGCAGCACCAGGGCCTTGCACAGCCGGCACCGCTGATTGCGCTGCAGCCCGGCTGGCGTCTGCGGCCCGCGGGCCTCAACGAATTGCCCGCGCTTCAATCGCTCGATGCGGCGGCACGAGGCATGCCGCGCGACGCGCTGATTGCCGAGCTGCTGCAAACCGCCGACGCCTGCGTGGTGCTCGACCATGACAACGAGCCGAAAGGCTTTGCCATGCTGCGGCGCTTTGGCCGCGGCCATTCCATCGGGCCGGTGGTCGCGCCAGATGCCGAGGGCGCGAAGGCGTTGATTGCGCACCTTGCGGGGTTGAACGCCGGCAACTTCACGCGCATCGACATCGACTTCGACAGCGGGCTGGCCGAATGGCTCGAGAGCATCGGGCTGCTGCGCGTGGATGCGCCGACAACGATGGTGCGGGGTGAGGCGCCTGCTGTGCCTGTGGGTTCGCCCTCGTTGTTTGCCATCGTTACGCAGGCTGTGGGCTAGGTTTCGGGTCTTCGCGTTGGGTGTTGCGCGCCGTCTTCAGGGCGGCGCACCCGCCGACGGGGTACCTTGCTCCGCGAATGTCCCCCGGCCTGCGGCCTCCTCCTTTATTTCGCTGCGCAAGGCACCCCGCTAGCGTGTGCGTTGCAAAGAGCAGTCGTTGATCAGCAGTACACCAGCAGCGTGTCCCAGTGCACAGGGCATCGGGTGCTCCGCGCAGCGAAATAAAGGAGGAGGGGCGCAGCCCCGGGGGACATTCGCGGAGGGGAGTACCCGGTGGCCTTTGCACAAGCCCTGAACAGCAAAGCAAAAAACACAAACACATCTGAATCATGAAAACCACCTTCCTCTACAAATCAGACCCCGTACGCGGCCGCCAGTGGGCCGAAGTGTTCAGCCAACTTCGCCCCGACATCGACTTCCGCATCTGGCCCGACATAGGCGACCCGGCGCATGTGCGCTTTCTCGCGGCATGGGAGCCTCCGAAGGACATTGCCGAACTGTTCCCGAACCTGGAGGTGTTGTTCTCCTCTGGCGCGGGTGTCGACCAGTTCGACTTCACGGCATTGCCGCCCGCATTGCCCGTGGTGCGCATGGTCGAGCCAGGCATCGTCAACGGCATGGTCGAGTACGTGACGCATGCGGTGCTCGGGCTGCACCGAGACATGCCGCAGTACCGCCGGCAGCAGCAGGAAGGTCAGTGGAAGCCGCTGCCGGTGCGGCCTGCGAACGAGCGGCGCGTGGGTGTGCTGGGACTCGGATCGCTCGGCCAGGCCGTGCTGGCACAGCTTGTCTCATTGGGTTTCGACTGCGCCGGCTGGAGCCGCTCGCGGCATGAAGTGCAGGGCGTGCAATGCCACGCCGGTGCCGACGAGCTGCCCGCGTTTCTTGCGCGCACCGACATCCTCGTGTGCCTGCTGCCGCTCACCGATTCGACGCGCGGTTTTCTCGATGCGAAGCTGTTCTCCATGTTGCCCGTGGGCGCTGGGCTGGTGCACGTGGGCCGCGGGCCGCATCTGGTTGAACATGATTTTCTGGAGGCACTCGCCAGTGGCCGCATCGGCGATGCCGTGCTCGACGTGACCGACCCCGAACCGCTGCCGCCCACGCATGCCTTCTGGCGCCATCCGCGCATTCAGCTCACGCCGCACATTGCCAGCATGACGCAGCCACTGAGCGCCGCGCAAGCCGTGCTCGACAACCTGCGCCGCTTCGAAGCCGGAGAGCCCATGGTCGGCCGGGTGGACCGCGCCAAGGGCTACTGAGGACCGTTGAAAGGCCCGCCGCATGATGTGCTGTGGCAAGGCGCATAACCGCAGCGTGCTTTGCGCAGACCCCCAAAGCAGCACCACGCCATGCGGCACGCCGCCTAAGCTGAGGGCATTCGAAAGCTTCCTTCGCTCTCGCTTAACCCACACAGCCATGACGCATCCCACCGCATTGCCGCAACTCGCCGCGCTCGACGCCCTCGACCGCGCCCACCTCATTCATCCCGTGTCGCCGTGGCGCACCCACGAGCAGCGCGGCCCCACCGTGCTGGCCTCGGCCCGCGGCGCATGGCTCACCGATGCGAACGGGCATGAACTGCTCGACGCGTTTGCAGGCCTCTGGTGCGTGAACGTGGGCTACGGCCAGGAGAGCGTGGTGCAGGCTGCGGCCGACCAGATGCGGCGTCTGCCGTACGCCACCGGCTACTTTCACTTCAGCAGCGAGCCGGCCATCCGCCTGGCCGAGAAGCTGGTACAGATCACGCCCGCTTCGCTCACCCGCGTGTACATGACACTCGGCGGCTCCGAAGCCGTCGATGCCGCGGTGCGCTTCATCGTGCAGTACTACAACGCCATCGGCAAGCCGTCGAAAAAGCAGTTCATCGCGCTGGAGCGCGGCTACCACGGTTCTTCGTCGACCGGTGCGGGCCTGACGGCCTTGCCGGCCTTTCATCGCGGCTTCGACCTGCCGCTGCCCACGCAGCACTACATTGCGTCGCCCAACCCGTACCGCCACGCCGAAGGGGCTGACCCGCAGGCGCTGATCGCCGCGTCCGTCGCCTCGCTGCGCGCCAAGGTGGCCGAGCTCGGCGCCGAGAACGTGGCCGCATTCTTCTGCGAGCCGATCCAGGGCTCGGGCGGCGTGATCGTGCCGCCGAAGGGCTGGCTCAAGGCCATGCGCGATGCGGCGCGCGAACTCGACATTCTCTTCGTCGTCGACGAAGTCATTACCGGCTTCGGCCGCACCGGCCCCATGTTCGCCTGCGAGGCGGAAGGCGTGGAGCCCGACTTGATGACCATGGCCAAGGGGTTGACGTCGGGCTATGTGCCGATGGGCGCGACCATGATGTCCGAGAAGATCTATGCAGGCATTGCCGACGGAGCACCCGCGGGTGTTTCGGTGGGCCACGGCGCCACCTACTCGGCCCACCCGGTGAGCGCGGCGGTTGCGCTCGAAGTGCTGCGTTTGTACGAAGAGGGGGGGTGCTCGCCAACGGCCAGCGCGTTGCGGCGCATTTTGCCGCGGGGCTCGATGCGCTGCGCGCGCATCCGCTGGTGGGCGATTCGCGCCACCGCGGCCTGCTGGGCGCGCTGGAGCTGGTGAGCGACAAGCAGAGCAAGCGCGGCTTCGATGCATCGCTCGGGCTGGCGGACCGCATCTTTGCCGCGGGCTACCGCAACGGCCTGGTGTTCCGCGCTTTCGGCGACAACATCCTGGGCTTTGCGCCGGCGCTCACCTTCACCGAAGACGAGTTCGCCCAGATGTTCGTGCGCCTGAAGAAAACGCTCGACGACGTGCTTGACGCCGCCGACGTGCGCGCGGCGCTGGCGGGCTGACCGGGAAAGCACTGCCTCAGGGCTCCGCCGGCAAAGCAGAATCGGACTTTCTCTTCGTTACTCAGGACCGCTATGTCTGAAGCTTTCAAGATCGACCGACTCGACCTGCGCATCCTGGCCCAGCTGCAGCAGAACGGGCGCATGACCAACGTCGACCTGGCCGATGCGGTCGGCCTGTCGCCCAGCCCCTGCCTCATTCGAGTGAAGCGGCTCGAGCAGGCCGGCTACATCGCCGGCTACGGCGCACACCTGCGGCTCGAAAAACTCGGAGACACGCTCACCGTGTTCACCGAAGTCACGCTGCAAGACCATCACCGCGAAGACTTCGTGCGCTTCGAGGCCGCGATCCGCGAGGTGGACGAGGTGCTCGAATGCCATCTGGTGAGCGGCGGCTACGACTACCTGCTGCGGTTTCTGACGCGTGGCGTCAACCACTACCAGGAAGTGATCGAGGAACTGCTCGAGCGCAACATCGGAATTGCGAAGTACTTCAGCTACATCGTCATCAAGTCGCCGTTCATCAAGACGCACTGCCCGATCGAGCGGCTGTTTCCCCACCCGCGCTGATCGCGTCCGAAGGGCAGGGCTTGCCCTGGTTGCACCCCGGCCCGCACAAGCAGTCGTGCGCCCACGCACAAGTGCGGCGGCGGCGCAGCTCCTACGCTCACATGGTGCGGTGCAGCAGGCTGGCGTGGTGCCAGCCGGTTTGCGCCGTCTCCACAGGAGCCTCGGACCATGCAAACCCTTCCCCTCCCGGCCGGACGCTGCGTCCGGCGCGCGCTCGCACTGGCCGGCATGCGCGCTGCGGCCATCGCGTCGATCGGCCTCTCGGCCCTTGCGCTGACTGCCGCGCCCGCGCACGCCGAGGCCGCCAAGGCGCCGGCGGAGTGCGCGGCACTCCAGGCCAAGTACCCGCAATTCAAGGGCAAGACCCTGGTCAACGCGATCAACCCGCACACGCCCGGCTACGAAACCATCGACCCCAAGGATCCGAGCAAGTACATCGGCTTCGACATCGACCTGGGCGAGACCATTGGCGGTTGCCTGGGCTTCAAGCTCACCTACAAGCCCGTGACCTTTGCGGCGCTGCTGACAACGCTGCAGGCCGGCCAAGCCGACATCGTCATCTCGGACATCTACGCCACCGAAGAGCGCGCCAAGGCGGCCGACTTCATCACCTATTCGAAGGTGTTCGACGGCGTGCTGGTGGCCAAGGGCAACCCGAAGAAGATCACCGGCATCAACACCTCGCTGTGCGGCACGGTGGCGGCCGAGAACACCGGTTACGTCGAGGTGCCGCTCATCCAGGCGCTCGCGCCGCAGTGCAAGGCCATGGGCAAGCCCGAGCCCGAGGTGCAGCTCTACGACAACAACCAGAACTGCATCCAGGCCATTCTTGCGGGCCGTGCGGACACCTACATCAACGACGTCAATACGGTGGACAGCGCCGTCAAGGCCTATCCGGACAAGCTGGAGAAGGCGGCCGCGGTGACGCTGCCGTACTCGGTGGGCATCGCGGTGCCAAAAGGCAAGCCGGAGTTCCGCGACGCGGTGATGGCCGCGCTGGTGGCCATACAGAAGGCCGGGATCCAGACCGAGCTGCTCAAGAAGAACGGCCTGCCGGTCGAGAACCTCGAGGCGCCGCGCCTGCTCGTGGTGAAGTGAAATGAGGCCCCCACGCTCACTCCGTTCGCTGCCCCCGAGGGGACTGTCAGTACCTTCGGAACGGCCGGGCGGTACTGACATGGAGCTCTTCCTCCATTACCTCTCCATGCCCTACCTGATCCAGGGCATCGTCTTCACGCTTGCAGCCACCGGCATCGGGCTGGCGGGCGGGGTGGTGGTGGGGCTGGTGCTTGCGGCAATGCAGCTCAGCCGCTTCAAGCCGCTGGCCGCGTTTGCCCGCGGC containing:
- a CDS encoding GNAT family N-acetyltransferase; the encoded protein is MPEPISNAPAMDGVVLRPMTAADLPHAHALSAELRWPHRPADWEQMFSHAEGVAAERDGELIATGLRWLWGKTHATIGLVIVSPACQGRRIGHRLMSALLDGLDDRTVLLHATAEGRGLYERLGFVRTGEMRQHQGLAQPAPLIALQPGWRLRPAGLNELPALQSLDAAARGMPRDALIAELLQTADACVVLDHDNEPKGFAMLRRFGRGHSIGPVVAPDAEGAKALIAHLAGLNAGNFTRIDIDFDSGLAEWLESIGLLRVDAPTTMVRGEAPAVPVGSPSLFAIVTQAVG
- a CDS encoding 2-hydroxyacid dehydrogenase; protein product: MKTTFLYKSDPVRGRQWAEVFSQLRPDIDFRIWPDIGDPAHVRFLAAWEPPKDIAELFPNLEVLFSSGAGVDQFDFTALPPALPVVRMVEPGIVNGMVEYVTHAVLGLHRDMPQYRRQQQEGQWKPLPVRPANERRVGVLGLGSLGQAVLAQLVSLGFDCAGWSRSRHEVQGVQCHAGADELPAFLARTDILVCLLPLTDSTRGFLDAKLFSMLPVGAGLVHVGRGPHLVEHDFLEALASGRIGDAVLDVTDPEPLPPTHAFWRHPRIQLTPHIASMTQPLSAAQAVLDNLRRFEAGEPMVGRVDRAKGY
- a CDS encoding Lrp/AsnC family transcriptional regulator, translating into MSEAFKIDRLDLRILAQLQQNGRMTNVDLADAVGLSPSPCLIRVKRLEQAGYIAGYGAHLRLEKLGDTLTVFTEVTLQDHHREDFVRFEAAIREVDEVLECHLVSGGYDYLLRFLTRGVNHYQEVIEELLERNIGIAKYFSYIVIKSPFIKTHCPIERLFPHPR
- a CDS encoding ABC transporter substrate-binding protein; amino-acid sequence: MQTLPLPAGRCVRRALALAGMRAAAIASIGLSALALTAAPAHAEAAKAPAECAALQAKYPQFKGKTLVNAINPHTPGYETIDPKDPSKYIGFDIDLGETIGGCLGFKLTYKPVTFAALLTTLQAGQADIVISDIYATEERAKAADFITYSKVFDGVLVAKGNPKKITGINTSLCGTVAAENTGYVEVPLIQALAPQCKAMGKPEPEVQLYDNNQNCIQAILAGRADTYINDVNTVDSAVKAYPDKLEKAAAVTLPYSVGIAVPKGKPEFRDAVMAALVAIQKAGIQTELLKKNGLPVENLEAPRLLVVK